Proteins encoded within one genomic window of Eurosta solidaginis isolate ZX-2024a chromosome 1, ASM4086904v1, whole genome shotgun sequence:
- the 14-3-3epsilon gene encoding 14-3-3 protein epsilon, producing the protein MSERENNVYKAKLAEQAERYDEMVEAMKKVASLDVELTVEERNLLSVAYKNVIGARRASWRIITSIEQKEENKGAEDKLEMIKTYRGQVEKELRDICSDILNVLEKHLIPCATTGESKVFYYKMKGDYHRYLAEFATGSDRKDAAENSLIAYKAASDIAMNDLPPTHPIRLGLALNFSVFYYEILNSPDRACRLAKAAFDDAIAELDTLSEESYKDSTLIMQLLRDNLTLWTSDMQADGDGEQKPEIQDVEDQDVS; encoded by the exons ATGTCTGAACGTGAAAATAACGTGTACAAGGCTAAGTTAGCTGAGCAGGCTGAACGGTATGATG AAATGGTGGAAGCAATGAAAAAGGTTGCATCACTCGATGTTGAATTAACTGTTGAAGAGCGCAACCTGCTCTCAGTCGCCTATAAAAATGTCATTGGTGCACGTCGTGCTTCGTGGCGTATAATAACTTCGATTGaacaaaaggaagaaaataaaggcGCCGAAGATAAACTTGAAATGATCAAAACCTACCGCGGGCAGGTGGAGAAAGAATTGCGCGATATTTGTTCTGATATTTTGAATGTGCTAGAGAAGCATCTCATTCCATGCGCCACAACAGGCGAGAGCAaagtattttattataaaatgaagGGTGATTATCATCGCTATTTGGCTGAGTTCGCTACTGGTTCGGATCGTAAGGACGCGGCTGAGAATTCGCTAATCGCTTATAAAGCTGCCAGTGACATAGCAATGAACGATCTACCGCCAACGCATCCCATACGTTTGGGTTTAGCGTTGAACTTCTCG GTATTCTACTATGAAATTCTCAATTCGCCAGATCGCGCCTGCAGATTAGCGAAAGCAGCATTCGATGATGCCATTGCAGAGCTTGATACCTTAAGTGAAGAGAGTTACAAAGATTCCACACTTATCATGCAATTGCTGAGGGATAATCTTACATTATGGACGTCGGATATGCAGGCAGATG GTGATGGCGAGCAGAAGCCGGAAATTCAGGATGTTGAAGATCAGGATGTGTCGTAA
- the E(var)3-9 gene encoding oocyte zinc finger protein XlCOF6 → MAGNGDIMDGIEPCRTCGIFYLTASNFLRKIFDASNEEQNLSNIRTELSAWSIQITQDDGLPQYICTCCILEFQKLFKFRELCVDLQTQWRHFYQIREENKIFIKKELPDPDEKNGENITDFIYVDDLSDNEYADGGGGGCGNFTPFSITHIPIKEEPQENYAIPKDGLLSTERDTFNAHETLDQVEATEETNNSNELMEMSNLNLNALTSPKHHQLLDEIPSDNTSMQVNQEDYATTIECNLCLHVSANAEMHRQHMQRIHEIKDMDCHICGKQFKNSTATRLKYHLKWHRISKHIKCAQCGFFCDSRETLKEHVRAMHSKIECKTCGKRVLGKKMKVHMRTHEDRQWPCSYCNDVFSTEDSLESHIWEIHAQEDTQPIAVAAEEINTSDNLQKAEKEEPLACSICNQLSPNELELNAHMLQCHVIQNVTETETFDAAEPETETHQFNYQDATVLQTSVTNLDIIKQDITTEVNDSNLMLIQQHQQTKSFNSNNNKEVTQVISSDEEAGGKSGSLKEYACPKCPQKFTSTADLCCHFQDHLEKSEFGCYLCGKSFKIKFSLNRHLKRHK, encoded by the exons ATGGCCGGAAATGGTGATATTATGGATGGTATAGAGCCTTGCCGTACATGTGGTATATTCTATTTAACCGCATCAAATTTTTTGCGAAAGATTTTCGATGCCTCCAACGAAGAGCAAAATTTATCAAACATTCGTACGGAATTATCGGCATGGAGCATTCAG ATAACCCAAGATGATGGATTGCCACAGTACATCTGCACTTGCTGTATTCTTgaatttcaaaaacttttcaaGTTTAGAGAACTTTGTGTTGACTTACAAACGCAATGGCGGCATTTCTATCAGATACGTGAAgagaataaaatatttattaaaaaggaACTACCTGATCCAGATGAGAAAAACGGAGAAAATATTACCGATTTTATTTATGTTGATGATTTGAGTGACAATGAATATGCGGATGGTGGTGGCGGCGGCTGCGGTAATTTCACACCATTCAGTATTACACATATTCCCATTAAGGAGGAACCCCAAGAAAATTATGCAATACCAAAAGATGGTTTACTTTCTACAGAAAGAGACACATTTAATGCTCATGAAACATTAGATCAAGTTGAAGCCACTGAAGAAACAAATAATTCAAATGAATTAATGGAAATGAgtaatttgaatttaaatgctCTCACTTCTCCAAAACACCACCAGCTTTTAGATGAAATCCCAAGCGATAATACTTCTATGCAAGTTAATCAAGAAGATTACGCTACAACAATTGAATGCAATTTATGTTTACATGTATCCGCTAATGCGGAAATGCATCGACAACATATGCAGCGCATTCATGAAATTAAAGACATGGATTGTCACATATGTGGTAAGCAATTCAAAAATTCGACTGCTACTCGCCTTAAGTATCACTTGAAATGGCACAGAATAAGTAAGCACATCAAATGTGCTCAATGTGGATTCTTTTGTGATTCCCGCGAGACGCTAAAGGAACATGTAAGAGCTATGCATTCAAAGATTGAGTGTAAAACATGTGGTAAAC GTGTTTTGGGAAAAAAGATGAAAGTTCATATGCGTACTCATGAAGATAGACAATGGCCATGTTCATATTGCAATGACG TATTCAGTACAGAAGACTCACTTGAGTCTCATATATGGGAAATACATGCCCAGGAAGACACGCAGCCAATTGCAGTAGCCGCAGAAGAGATTAATACATCTGACAATTTGCAAAAAGCAGAGAAAGAGGAGCCTTTGGCATGTAGTATATGCAATCAATTATCTCCCAATGAACTTGAATTAAATGCTCACATGCTCCAATGTCACGTAATACAAAATGTTACTGAGACTGAAACCTTTGACGCTGCTGAGCCAGAAACTGAAACTCACCAATTCAATTACCAAGATGCAACAGTTTTGCAAACGTCTGTCACAAATTTGGACATTATTAAACAGGACATTACAACTGAAGTCAACGATTCAAATTTAATGCTTATTCAACAACATCAACAGACAAAATCTTTTAACTCTAACAATAATAAAGAGGTAACACAAGTAATTTCTTCTGATGAAGAAGCTGGCGGTAAAAGTGGAAGCCTTAAAGAATATGCCTGTCCCAAATGTCCACAAAAGTTTACAAGTACGGCCGATCTTTGTTGTCATTTCCAAGATCATTTAGAAAAGTCGGAATTTGGTTGCTATTTATGTggaaaatcatttaaaattaaattcagCTTAAATAGGCATTTAAAAAGGCATAAATAA